The window GTCAGCTTGATGGTCTCGGCGGCGTCGGCGGGTTTCAGGATGGTCGGCGCGTTGCGCTGGTCGCGGTTGACGATGTCCATCGCGCGCTGCACCCAGTAGATCATTAACAGATGCAGTTCATGGCGATGGCAGACGAACAGCTTGTCGAAGTCGCGCCGCTCGTCTTCCCAGAAGAACACCGTCGAGCTCGAATGCACGGCGCCGAGCCGGTCGCGGTAATGGAAAGGCACCACGAAGCCGTCCTTGAAGCCGAACTCGCGGGCGGCATCCATCGTCTTGGCTTCGGGCGCCCGCTTGTGTCCGCTTCGTTCCGGCAGCTTCAGGCTGCTCCAGCTGAACGGCGTGTTGGTGCGTCGCGACCGCGCCAGCGCCGGATCGGCATGGACGAACTCGTTCTGCACATACGCCCGCTTCCAGGCGTCGGGAAAGGTGCCGACATGATAGGGCAGATCAAGGTCGGGCCGGCCGGCATCGACAAAGGCGAAGCCCGAAAAGCCGTAGTTCTGGACGACACGATGCAATGACGAGCTGAGCTCGTCGATGGTATGCGACGCCTCGATGGTTGCAATCGCGTCTACCAGGCCCATTGACTAAAACCCCCGGTTTTCGGGGTACCACAGTTAACCCCTTTCGTTCCAGATGTTCCGCATTTGGAGGAAGGGATAATGCCGCATTCATTGGACGGATATCATGCACTCATCACCAGGGAAGAGCTTGATGCGGCGCATGTCGGGGCGATGTTGCGGCTGCGCAAGCAACTGTTCGTCGACCATTGCGGCTGGCTTCTGAGCACGACCGGCGACGTCGAACGCGATCAGTTCGACAGTTGGTATACCGAGCACTGCCTGTTGTTCTCAGGCGTCGAGCTGGTCGGCGGCTTCCGGGCGATCCGCACCGATTATCCCTATCTGACCAAGTCGGTGTTCCCGCAGCTTGCGATGCGTCGCTTTCCGAGCCGTCGCGATGCCTGGGAAATCAGCCGGTTCGGCGTGCTGCCTGGTGTCGCGAGGTCGCGGACGGCACGCGTGAACTACGCGCTGATGTTCCGCTTCGCCGAGCTGCGCGGGGCGGCGGCGCTCGTGGCGCTCGCCGACCTTTCCTACGAGCGCTTTCTCACCCGCATGGACATCCGCACCCGCCGCTACGGCCCGCCGCAGGTGATCGGCAATGATCGCATGGGCCGCCCGCTGACGGCGCTCGCCGGAGAAATCCCGCTTGGTCTCGCCGACAATCCCGGCCTGACCAAATTCCTCGACCTTGGACGGCAATTGGAGATTCACGATGCCTCACATGTTCTCGGACGTTCGAGCATTCCAGCGTGACCCGCTGCGTCTGTTGCTGACGCGCGGCAACGAGGCCGAGCTGGGTCTCGTGCCCCTGCGGCTCGGTCCTGCGCCCGTCTTTCTGGTGAACGATCCCGATCTGCTGCGCCCGATCCTCAAGGCGCCGGAGACCGACATCGGAAAGGGGAAGCTGATCAAGAAGCTGACGCCGGTGCTCGGCCGCAGCTCGCTGATGCTGAGCGGCGAGGAGCACAAGCGGCGGCGGACGGTGCTGCAGAAGCACATGGCCAAGGGCAGCGTCGAGAAATTCCTGCCGCATATGTGCGCCGAGATCCGCGCGGTCGGCGCCAGCCTGGCCCGGCTCGGATCGTTCGATCCGCATCATGTCACGGCGATGCTGGCGTTGCGGACTATCTGCGTCGCGATCTTCGGCTCCCAGTTGATGTCGTCCGGCGACGAGGAAGCGCTGGTTCAGGCCGTCGGCGTGATCGAGGACGATCTGGCCGAGGAGATGTTCCGCGCGTTGCCGTTCGGTCCGGTGGCTTGGTACCGGCGCCGGCAGAACCGGGTCTGCGCCAAGCTCGCGATGTCGACGGTGGTGCAGCGCCTGCGCCGCAAGGCGGGCTCAAGCAGCGCGCTGCGGGATCTCGAGGCGCTCGGCCTGAGCGATCGCGATCTCGAGGACGAGATCCTGACACTGCTGCTGGCCGGCCATCACACCACCGGTTCGACTGCGGCGTGGATGTTCTACCAGATGGCGTCCGATCCCGCCCTGATGGACGACATTGCCGACGAGGCGGCGGAGTGCCTTGGCGACGACGGCGAGCTGCGGCTTGACGCGGTGAAGCGCGCCAATCTGAGCGCGACGCTTGTCAAGGAGGTCTGCCGGCTGTATCCCAGCGCCTGGTGGTTCTCGCGCGAGGTGATGCAGCCGGTGACGATCGGCGGGCGCGACCTCAAGGTCGGCACCTCGCTGCTGATCTGTCCCTGGCAATTGCAGCGCGATCCCAGGCATTTCGAGGATCCCGACCGCTTCCTGATGACGCGGCGCTACAACACCGACGCCTACATCCCGTTCGGCGCCGGCCCGCGCGCCTGCGCCGGGATGGGGGTTGCGATGCTCGAGTTGCAATTGCTCGCGCTCGAGATCGCAGCCGCCTATCGCTTCACCGCCGTCAGCCCGAATCCGGCGCCCTGGCCGAAAGCTTCGGTGACGCTGATTCCGCCGCCGATGACGATCGACATCGAAGTCCGCGAGCTGCCATCGCGCATCCTGCATCTCGGCGAGGAAGCCGAGCGGCTGCCATACATTTCATCCGCCAGCGCGGCGTCCATCAGCACATTACAATCGGTATCCCAATGACAACACACATCACGACTGCCAGCATCGGGCAGAGGGCCATGGATCAAGTGCAAATGCGCAGCTTGCGCGACGTCATCGCGGTGTTGATCGAGCAGCGCAGCATCGTGACGGCGGCCGGCGCGACCTTCGCCGCACATCTGCTCGACCTCGCGATCATGCAGCTCAGGCTCAACGTCAACGATATTTCGGCGGAGGAATTGTCCGGCCTGTCCGACTATGTCGGCGCGGAGTTCAACAGGGACAAGCCCTCGCATTGATCGCGCGAAGCGTTTTCGAGCGAAGTGGGCACCGGTTCGCGTGAAGAACGCGCGCTAGAGCAAGAAGCCGGAGCTTCGATTCTGATTCAATCGTAACCGAAGCTCTAATCCTGCGTCGCCACCAGCGCCTTCATCGTGGCGCCGGCGGCAAGCGCGGCGTCGTTCGGATCGATCTCGATCTGCAGGCCGCGCTGGCCGCCATTGACGAACACGCTGACATGCGTGAGCGCGGTCTCGTCGATCGCGGTCGGCACTTTCTTTTTCTGGCCGAACGGGCTGATACCGCCGACATGAT of the Bradyrhizobium quebecense genome contains:
- a CDS encoding LuxR family transcriptional regulator, with product MGLVDAIATIEASHTIDELSSSLHRVVQNYGFSGFAFVDAGRPDLDLPYHVGTFPDAWKRAYVQNEFVHADPALARSRRTNTPFSWSSLKLPERSGHKRAPEAKTMDAAREFGFKDGFVVPFHYRDRLGAVHSSSTVFFWEDERRDFDKLFVCHRHELHLLMIYWVQRAMDIVNRDQRNAPTILKPADAAETIKLTAREKEVIAWAARGKTVVDTAQILGISPETVEGFIKQALRKLEASNKTHGVAKSIALGIIDL
- a CDS encoding acyl-homoserine-lactone synthase, coding for MPHSLDGYHALITREELDAAHVGAMLRLRKQLFVDHCGWLLSTTGDVERDQFDSWYTEHCLLFSGVELVGGFRAIRTDYPYLTKSVFPQLAMRRFPSRRDAWEISRFGVLPGVARSRTARVNYALMFRFAELRGAAALVALADLSYERFLTRMDIRTRRYGPPQVIGNDRMGRPLTALAGEIPLGLADNPGLTKFLDLGRQLEIHDASHVLGRSSIPA
- a CDS encoding cytochrome P450 — protein: MPHMFSDVRAFQRDPLRLLLTRGNEAELGLVPLRLGPAPVFLVNDPDLLRPILKAPETDIGKGKLIKKLTPVLGRSSLMLSGEEHKRRRTVLQKHMAKGSVEKFLPHMCAEIRAVGASLARLGSFDPHHVTAMLALRTICVAIFGSQLMSSGDEEALVQAVGVIEDDLAEEMFRALPFGPVAWYRRRQNRVCAKLAMSTVVQRLRRKAGSSSALRDLEALGLSDRDLEDEILTLLLAGHHTTGSTAAWMFYQMASDPALMDDIADEAAECLGDDGELRLDAVKRANLSATLVKEVCRLYPSAWWFSREVMQPVTIGGRDLKVGTSLLICPWQLQRDPRHFEDPDRFLMTRRYNTDAYIPFGAGPRACAGMGVAMLELQLLALEIAAAYRFTAVSPNPAPWPKASVTLIPPPMTIDIEVRELPSRILHLGEEAERLPYISSASAASISTLQSVSQ